A single window of Granulicella mallensis MP5ACTX8 DNA harbors:
- a CDS encoding 50S ribosomal protein L25 produces the protein MSTSKIEAVVATPRTGTFNKGHARRVRVSGLIPAVVYGAGQESVAVTVDPRVITKILYSESGHNTIFDLAIEGKGTNKVMIVDWQHEPIKGKLLHIDLKRIAMDKAMRVSVPVQLIGVPVGVKTGGGVLGQVLHEVEVECLPGDIPDHIDIDVANLEINGAIHISDLPHSDKLKFLGEEDALVAHVTLAKEEAVAEPVAGPTEPEVAKKGKQDAPAADAAGDKKK, from the coding sequence ATGTCAACCAGCAAGATCGAAGCAGTTGTGGCAACGCCCCGTACCGGTACCTTCAACAAGGGCCACGCCCGTCGCGTGCGTGTCTCCGGCCTGATTCCCGCTGTTGTATACGGCGCGGGCCAGGAGTCGGTGGCCGTCACGGTCGACCCCCGGGTCATCACCAAGATTCTGTACTCGGAGTCCGGTCATAACACGATCTTCGATCTCGCCATCGAAGGCAAAGGCACGAACAAGGTGATGATCGTCGACTGGCAGCATGAGCCCATCAAGGGCAAGCTGCTGCACATCGACCTGAAGCGTATCGCTATGGACAAGGCTATGCGCGTCTCGGTTCCGGTTCAGCTCATCGGCGTTCCGGTCGGCGTCAAGACGGGCGGCGGTGTTCTCGGTCAGGTATTGCACGAGGTTGAGGTCGAGTGCCTCCCCGGCGACATTCCGGATCACATCGACATCGACGTCGCAAACCTCGAGATCAACGGCGCGATCCACATCTCGGACCTGCCGCACTCGGACAAGCTGAAGTTCCTCGGCGAAGAGGATGCACTGGTTGCACACGTCACCCTCGCCAAGGAAGAGGCTGTTGCCGAGCCGGTTGCCGGCCCGACCGAGCCTGAAGTTGCCAAGAAGGGCAAGCAGGATGCACCTGCTGCCGACGCTGCTGGCGACAAGAAGAAGTAG
- a CDS encoding ribose-phosphate diphosphokinase — translation MLTPATSAAGAKAAAEKKRSSRLSDDKRFKIFSGSANRPLTEEIGKFLGVPVGETRLQRFSDGETHFQLLENVRGVDVFLVQPTCHPVDQNLVELLIMMDALRRASAGRITVVVPYYGYARQDRKDRPRVAITSKLVADLLTTAGANRALFVDLHAAQIQGFFNIPVDHLFASPVLVGYFRDLKLPNLTVVSPDAGGVERARFFAKKLEVPLAIVDKRRTDINVTEVMNVIGEVRGRTCLILDDIVDTAGTLVKTADALLEQGAEKVYACASHAVLSGPAVERIANSGLEELVVTNTIPLSEAAQKVSKIKVLSIAGLLGRAIESIHMETSVSTLFN, via the coding sequence GTGTTGACACCGGCGACCTCTGCGGCGGGAGCAAAGGCAGCAGCGGAGAAAAAACGCTCCTCGCGCCTGAGTGACGATAAGCGCTTCAAGATCTTCTCCGGCTCGGCGAACCGGCCGTTGACGGAGGAGATCGGTAAATTTCTGGGTGTACCCGTCGGAGAGACACGCTTGCAGCGATTCTCCGACGGTGAAACCCACTTTCAGCTCCTTGAAAATGTGCGCGGCGTAGACGTATTTCTCGTCCAGCCCACGTGCCACCCGGTCGACCAGAACCTCGTCGAACTGCTGATCATGATGGACGCGCTCCGGCGCGCCTCGGCAGGACGAATCACGGTCGTTGTTCCGTATTACGGGTATGCGCGTCAGGACCGCAAAGATCGGCCTCGCGTGGCGATTACCTCCAAGCTGGTCGCGGATCTTTTGACGACGGCAGGCGCCAATCGCGCGCTGTTCGTCGACCTGCATGCGGCGCAGATCCAGGGCTTCTTCAATATCCCCGTCGACCATCTGTTTGCCAGCCCGGTGCTGGTGGGGTACTTCCGCGATTTGAAGCTGCCGAATCTTACCGTAGTGAGCCCCGATGCAGGCGGCGTGGAGCGCGCCAGATTTTTTGCAAAGAAATTAGAAGTACCGTTGGCCATCGTCGACAAGCGACGTACCGACATCAACGTAACCGAGGTGATGAACGTCATCGGCGAAGTGCGTGGACGCACCTGCCTGATCCTCGACGACATTGTTGATACGGCTGGAACGCTGGTGAAGACCGCCGACGCACTGCTCGAACAGGGAGCGGAAAAAGTTTATGCCTGCGCTTCGCATGCTGTGCTCTCAGGGCCGGCGGTGGAGCGCATTGCGAATTCGGGACTGGAAGAGTTGGTCGTGACCAACACCATTCCGCTCTCCGAAGCCGCGCAGAAGGTAAGCAAGATTAAGGTGCTCTCGATAGCAGGCCTGTTGGGCCGGGCGATCGAGAGCATTCACATGGAGACGTCGGTATCGACGCTCTTCAACTAG
- the rpsF gene encoding 30S ribosomal protein S6, protein MNRTYEIMFIVRPDVEEAELDKLVETFSGYVTTGGGVVKTTEKMGRRRLAYTVQKFNDGFYVLLIVDAPASLISEIERRLRVSEPVIKFITVRMDEEDKRVAKIKAHRDSHVKRSALPTSSPEAAQVAETPAVAEAPAAEAAAPEAVAATEPVAAEV, encoded by the coding sequence ATGAATCGCACTTACGAAATCATGTTTATCGTTCGGCCCGACGTTGAAGAGGCCGAGCTCGACAAGCTCGTCGAGACCTTCTCCGGCTACGTCACCACAGGTGGCGGCGTTGTGAAGACCACCGAGAAGATGGGCCGCCGTCGCCTGGCCTACACCGTCCAGAAGTTCAACGACGGCTTCTACGTCCTGCTCATCGTCGACGCGCCCGCCTCGCTGATCTCTGAGATCGAGCGCCGCCTCCGTGTCTCCGAGCCGGTCATCAAGTTCATCACCGTGCGCATGGACGAGGAAGACAAGCGCGTGGCCAAGATCAAGGCTCACCGCGACTCTCACGTGAAGCGCAGCGCGCTGCCCACGTCCAGCCCCGAGGCTGCCCAGGTTGCCGAGACTCCGGCGGTTGCGGAAGCTCCTGCTGCTGAAGCCGCTGCTCCCGAGGCTGTTGCCGCGACCGAGCCGGTTGCCGCAGAGGTTTAG
- a CDS encoding 4-(cytidine 5'-diphospho)-2-C-methyl-D-erythritol kinase has product MSTRVRSFSKINLGLAVGPARPDGFHGLATMYQTLALHDFVTVEARAAAVTKITLTSNHPGVPRTETRNAEKNTAFAMVAGALTRMGITAEVTIDIQKRLPVQGGMGAGSANAVAALLGLERELGRALPGSERLKLAAEVGSDVPLFLLGGSVLGLGRGEEVYPLPDTPAIPCVVAIPSVGVSTAQAFRDLDAKSEVREASSASTLTFQQPLDRLSELSRVLAAIWTIDGVESGPSGIARPGFPDKQGNLAENPLLALVRTGIENDFEEVAFSQHPSLRSTKRDLMGSDSGGSALYAALSGSGSALFGLYESQADARAAQQRVQQSGTQAILTETLPRSAYWDTMFAE; this is encoded by the coding sequence ATGTCCACACGCGTGCGCTCCTTTTCCAAGATCAACCTCGGGCTGGCGGTCGGCCCGGCGCGGCCGGACGGCTTTCATGGTCTCGCGACGATGTATCAGACGCTCGCGCTGCATGATTTTGTGACGGTCGAGGCTCGGGCGGCGGCGGTGACGAAAATTACGCTCACCTCGAACCATCCGGGGGTTCCGCGGACTGAGACACGGAACGCGGAAAAGAACACGGCCTTTGCGATGGTGGCCGGTGCCTTGACCCGGATGGGGATCACGGCGGAAGTGACGATCGACATCCAGAAGCGCCTGCCGGTGCAGGGAGGCATGGGCGCGGGATCGGCCAATGCCGTCGCCGCCCTGCTGGGATTGGAACGCGAGCTTGGCCGGGCGTTGCCCGGATCGGAGCGGCTGAAGCTGGCGGCCGAGGTCGGGTCGGACGTGCCGCTGTTTCTGCTAGGAGGGTCGGTCCTGGGGCTGGGGCGTGGCGAAGAGGTTTATCCTCTGCCAGATACGCCGGCGATCCCCTGTGTCGTGGCGATTCCGTCAGTAGGGGTTTCGACCGCACAGGCGTTCCGGGACCTGGATGCGAAGAGCGAGGTTCGAGAGGCAAGTTCCGCCTCTACGTTGACTTTTCAACAGCCCCTCGATAGACTAAGTGAGTTGAGCCGCGTTCTGGCTGCCATCTGGACAATAGATGGCGTCGAATCTGGCCCCTCCGGTATTGCTCGCCCCGGTTTTCCGGACAAGCAGGGTAATCTGGCCGAGAACCCACTTCTCGCGCTTGTCCGCACCGGGATCGAAAACGACTTCGAAGAAGTAGCGTTTTCACAGCATCCCTCCTTGCGTTCAACCAAGCGTGATTTGATGGGTTCCGATTCCGGCGGCAGCGCGCTGTATGCGGCGTTGTCGGGTTCGGGTTCGGCGTTGTTTGGACTCTACGAGTCTCAGGCAGACGCACGCGCCGCTCAACAGCGTGTCCAGCAATCCGGCACGCAGGCTATCCTCACGGAGACCCTGCCTCGTTCGGCTTATTGGGATACGATGTTCGCAGAGTAG
- the pth gene encoding aminoacyl-tRNA hydrolase: MKLIVGLGNPGPEYAFTPHNAGFLAVDRIAEICDTQFANRRGRAVTVRTRLAGHDVLLAKPETFMNLSGLSVAALLNELELGVEDLIVLYDELAIPLGTLRIRERGSAGGHNGVKSISGVLGTEEWLRVRIGVGKPPLETGREVKAGGTSYLLAPMRKTELAVLDEVLDQAVRAVEAVLTKGVSAAMNEFNRKVEPEN, from the coding sequence GTGAAACTGATTGTCGGTCTTGGGAATCCTGGTCCGGAGTACGCTTTCACGCCGCACAATGCCGGGTTTTTGGCAGTGGATCGTATCGCTGAGATCTGCGATACGCAGTTTGCCAACCGTCGCGGAAGAGCGGTGACGGTGCGGACAAGGCTTGCAGGGCATGATGTCCTGCTGGCCAAGCCCGAGACCTTTATGAATTTGAGCGGGCTTTCGGTAGCCGCTTTGTTGAATGAGTTGGAGCTTGGCGTCGAGGACTTGATCGTTCTCTATGACGAGCTGGCAATCCCACTGGGCACGCTTCGTATCCGGGAGCGCGGGTCGGCGGGAGGGCACAACGGAGTGAAGTCGATCTCCGGCGTGCTTGGCACGGAAGAGTGGCTTCGCGTTCGGATTGGGGTCGGCAAACCGCCGCTCGAAACGGGACGCGAGGTAAAGGCAGGAGGCACCTCCTACCTGCTTGCGCCGATGCGCAAGACAGAGTTGGCGGTGTTGGATGAAGTACTCGACCAGGCGGTACGGGCGGTTGAGGCTGTGCTGACGAAAGGTGTCAGTGCGGCGATGAATGAGTTCAACCGGAAGGTTGAACCCGAGAATTAG
- the rpsR gene encoding 30S ribosomal protein S18 gives MADETNQAAPAASTPAPAQTAGAPASGGFRPRPEGGSRPPRTGGPGGGPGGRKFFRRKKVCKFTVEKIDTISYRDVRLLQQFVSDRGKIIPRRLTGTSAPFQRKLTKAIKQARAIALLPYAARF, from the coding sequence ATGGCTGACGAGACGAATCAAGCAGCACCCGCAGCATCCACTCCCGCCCCGGCGCAGACTGCCGGAGCTCCCGCATCGGGCGGCTTCCGTCCGCGTCCCGAGGGCGGTTCGCGTCCTCCCCGCACCGGTGGTCCCGGCGGCGGCCCTGGCGGACGCAAGTTCTTCCGCCGCAAGAAGGTCTGCAAGTTCACGGTGGAGAAGATCGACACGATCAGCTACCGCGATGTGCGCCTGCTGCAGCAGTTCGTGTCCGACCGCGGCAAGATCATTCCGCGCCGCCTCACGGGCACCAGCGCTCCGTTCCAGCGCAAGCTGACCAAGGCCATCAAGCAGGCTCGCGCTATCGCCCTGCTGCCTTACGCCGCACGCTTCTAG